The following coding sequences are from one Ornithodoros turicata isolate Travis chromosome 1, ASM3712646v1, whole genome shotgun sequence window:
- the LOC135384653 gene encoding uncharacterized protein LOC135384653 produces MQILDLTPEPWFAKFLIVHSEDETKAMAKVSPFTIARDLERTIGKSYNARKLTTGDLQIEVTTRQQSSALLSLDKIAGISVTVTTHRTLNIVKGVISESQLLDCSDTEIEEGLKDQGVMTARRIVMRRDGKDIPTRHIVLSFQLHRLPPTIKAGYLNCHVRPYIPNPRRCFKCQRFGHGSQVCRGHAICPKCAGMDHSAESCANEVRCANCKGSHPVYSRSCPRWQEEKEILKMKVTQNISYREAKTQVEFARKGTFSEVVRRGVAPLRKSVETQTSGSPPHTPPTQEKPAESLLPLAPAAQVGSREVVATTSTEVDGELSVWDGLTWGSSQAATHTMDVDDDDCMSQKSSSSLPPNPSPWKEQRTKKGGRGRGSTSLGKHKPPRVTPPT; encoded by the coding sequence ATGCAAATCCTCGACTTGACTCCTGAACCTTGGTTTGCGAAGTTCCTCATAGTCCACTCGGAAGATGAGACCAAAGCCATGGCTAAGGTATCCCCATTCACTATTGCAAGAGACTTAGAAAGGACAATAGGGAAGTCTTATAATGCTCGAAAGCTGACCACAGGAGATCTCCAAATTGAAGTAACCACAAGGCAACAAAGCTCCGCTCTCCTTTCACTTGACAAAATTGCCGGTATATCAGTCACTGTGACCACACACCGAACACTTAACATCGTGAAGGGCGTCATCTCAGAGTCTCAACTCCTTGACTGCTCAGACACTGAGATCGAGGAAGGGCTTAAAGATCAAGGCGTTATGACGGCGAGGAGAATTGTGATGCGTCGGGATGGTAAAGACATCCCGACGAGGCACAttgtcctttcctttcaattgcACAGGCTTCCTCCGACCATCAAAGCAGGCTATCTTAATTGCCATGTACGTCCGTATATCCCGAATCCGCGAcgctgtttcaagtgccagcgttttggacATGGTTCGCAGGTCTGTCGAGGACACGCGATCTGTCCAAAATGTGCTGGCATGGACCACTCTGCAGAGTCCTGTGCAAACGAAGTCCGCTGTGCAAACTGTAAAGGGAGCCACCCAGTCTACTCCAGGTCCTGCCCCCGTTGgcaggaagagaaagaaatactCAAAATGAAAGTAACACAGAATATCTCATATAGAGAAGCAAAGACACAGGTAGAATTTGCCAGAAAAGGCacgttctccgaagtggtgcgccggggagtggcaccactgcggaaatctgtggagacgcagacttctgggtctccaccccacactccccccacACAAGAAAAGCCTGCGGAGAGCTTGCTTCCGCTGGCACCAGCTGCTCAGGTGGGCAGCCGGGAAGTAGTGGCCACaacctctacggaggttgatggcgagctgtcagtttgggacgggctcACATGGGGCTCATCCCAGGCTGCCACACACACGATGgatgttgacgatgatgactgcatgtcgcagaaatcatcgtcaagcCTTCCCCCCAATCCTTCCCCATGGAAGGAACAGAGAACGAAAAAAGGAGGCCGAGGCAGGGGTAGTACGTCCCTAGGGAAACATAAGCCCCCAAGGGTTACACCTCCCACATAA